The bacterium genome has a segment encoding these proteins:
- a CDS encoding SDR family NAD(P)-dependent oxidoreductase: HSRLDVLINNAGIMAIPRHETVDGFEMQFGTNHLGHFALTGLLFEHLLGTPGSRVVNVSSSAHKFGRIDFDDLHRRKSYKRWQVYGQSKLANLLFTHELQRRFDLRGHDCLAAACHPGWAATNLQSAGPRMGGSRWMGRVVNLGNALLAQDAATGALPTLYAATSVDVRGGDYIGPGGFQEAWGSPIKVRTNSRAHDSETAGRLWQVSEQQTGVRYRDL; this comes from the coding sequence CACTCGCGCCTCGACGTGCTGATCAACAACGCAGGCATCATGGCCATTCCTCGTCACGAAACGGTCGATGGCTTCGAGATGCAGTTCGGCACCAATCACCTGGGGCACTTTGCGCTTACTGGCCTGCTATTCGAACATCTGCTCGGCACACCGGGTTCCCGTGTGGTCAATGTGAGCAGCAGCGCGCATAAGTTCGGTCGCATCGACTTTGACGATCTGCACCGCCGTAAGAGCTACAAGCGCTGGCAGGTGTACGGACAGAGCAAGCTGGCGAATCTCCTGTTCACTCACGAGCTACAGCGTCGATTCGACTTGAGAGGACACGACTGTCTTGCCGCGGCCTGCCATCCCGGCTGGGCGGCGACGAATCTGCAATCGGCGGGGCCCCGAATGGGCGGTTCCAGATGGATGGGCCGAGTCGTGAACCTGGGGAATGCGCTTCTGGCCCAGGACGCGGCGACGGGGGCGTTGCCGACGCTGTACGCGGCGACTTCAGTCGATGTGCGCGGTGGCGATTACATCGGACCCGGTGGATTTCAGGAAGCCTGGGGCTCGCCGATCAAGGTACGCACGAATTCGCGCGCTCACGACAGCGAAACGGCCGGAAGGCTCTGGCAGGTTTCCGAGCAGCAAACCGGCGTTCGCTATCGGGACCTCTAG
- a CDS encoding enoyl-CoA hydratase, which produces MADFNSPSENRGGGARVIDTGTDELLARVEDRVAVLTLNRPHARNSLSDDLSPALRRMIAAFGADESIGCLLLTGAGTAFCAGGDVKGMGQNRAKRATGDTKRPDPKAAARDLLDRQIRLTGALYDLPKPTIAALPGPAAGAGLSIALACDLRIAAKSAFITTAFKNIGLSGDYGSSFFLSQLVGSAKARELFFTAERVSAEECERLGIVNRVVADGDLAKASLELAHQLATGPTLAYGIMKKNLDRALREDLHSCLAHEAEGLIRTAQTEDHREAVRAFIEKRSPEFRGH; this is translated from the coding sequence ATGGCAGATTTCAATTCGCCCAGCGAGAACCGTGGCGGCGGCGCTCGCGTGATCGATACCGGCACCGATGAACTTCTGGCCCGCGTCGAAGATCGCGTGGCCGTGCTGACCCTGAATCGGCCCCACGCACGCAACTCGCTATCGGACGATCTGAGCCCCGCGTTGCGCCGCATGATCGCGGCTTTCGGAGCAGATGAGTCGATCGGCTGCCTGCTCTTGACCGGCGCGGGTACGGCGTTCTGTGCAGGCGGGGACGTCAAAGGTATGGGACAGAATCGCGCGAAGCGGGCCACAGGCGATACGAAACGGCCCGATCCGAAGGCCGCAGCCCGTGACCTACTGGATCGCCAGATCCGTCTTACGGGAGCGCTCTACGACCTGCCCAAACCGACGATCGCCGCCCTGCCCGGTCCAGCGGCCGGCGCGGGACTTTCGATTGCACTGGCGTGCGATCTGCGAATCGCCGCGAAGTCCGCGTTCATCACGACCGCTTTCAAGAACATCGGACTCTCGGGGGACTACGGGTCGAGCTTCTTCCTGAGTCAGCTCGTCGGTAGCGCGAAAGCGCGGGAGCTTTTCTTCACGGCCGAGCGCGTCAGCGCGGAAGAATGCGAACGCCTGGGCATCGTCAATCGCGTGGTCGCCGACGGAGACCTGGCCAAGGCGTCTCTGGAACTGGCGCATCAGCTGGCCACAGGCCCGACCCTCGCTTACGGAATCATGAAGAAGAACCTGGATCGCGCGCTGCGCGAAGACCTGCACAGCTGTCTAGCGCACGAAGCCGAAGGACTGATCCGTACCGCCCAGACGGAGGACCATCGCGAAGCCGTGCGCGCTTTCATCGAGAAACGCAGCCCCGAGTTTCGCGGACATTAG